One Solanum pennellii chromosome 9, SPENNV200 DNA segment encodes these proteins:
- the LOC114073866 gene encoding uncharacterized protein LOC114073866, producing the protein MRNKVGILADCELREEVIEDEKVSNLISHVFGRPFVMDSILSPQISTLGLYSNSSDGGLLNQDICVSPIRNHPLRQENNHNSNNVHAHSMISPSPQEHDECNHDSRQQTIMFETVVASMNEMVELWKMNDPFWVDSSSDRRCFIHREIYGRKFSNQVLPPQTSTGRIESSTDCGIVSMTAVELIHNFLDPV; encoded by the exons ATGAGGAATAAAGTAGGCATCTTAGCGGATTGTGAGCTTAGGGAGGAAGTGATTGAG gaTGAGAAAGTGTCAAATCTCATCTCACATGTTTTTGGAAGACCTTTTGTGATGGATTCAATTTTGTCACCACAAATATCGACTCTTGgattatattcaaattcatcTGATGGAGGTTTGTTGAACCAAGATATATGTGTCTCTCCCATTAGAAATCATCCTCTTCGTCAAGAAAACAATCATAATAGTAATAATGTTCATGCACATTCAATGATCTCtccatcaccacaagaacatgaTGAATGTAATCATGATAGTAGGCAGCAAACAATTATGTTTGAGACTGTTGTTGCTTCTATGAATGAAATGGTTGAACTTTGGAAGATGAATGATCCATTTTGGGTAGATTCATCAAGTGATAGGCGGTGTTTTATTCATCGTGAGATTTAtggaagaaaattttcaaatcaagttCTACCTCCCCAAACATCAACGGGTCGAATTGAATCATCAACGGATTGTGGAATTGTGTCAATGACTGCAGTTGAGTTGATCCATAATTTTCTTGATCCAGTA
- the LOC107030235 gene encoding homeobox-leucine zipper protein ROC8-like: MYEKLHILSPLVEAREFFFIRGCRQLDATTWIMVDISYDIFNDIHSGVPSYCWKFPSGCAIQDMGNGQSKVTWVEHVQVYEKYQVNHIFRDLLCDRESYGAKRWIVTLQRMCERFNFHMGSTYPKRHDSKGVFHYPEGQKNTIQVSQRMVKSFFEILSMTDNHGDFSISPQLNRGDRISVRKNEETIQPKGFIAIATTSLWLPLSFQDVFSFFNDAKTRNQWDILTGGNNVIELDRVPTGTFPGNNITIIQPYNMHKEMLLLEETSIDEMGAFLVYAPIDLRAINSIVNGGDATKVPILPSGIIISPDGRLSSNRDNTANAQNGSILTVTFQIMICGNNNPTSRQQKMEVVGSVHGVLSATILRIKEALGCSDL, translated from the exons ATGTATGAAAAGTTGCATATTTTATCTCCTCTAGTTGAAGCTAGAGAATTTTTCTTCATACGTGGTTGTAGACAACTTGATGCAACAACATGGATCATGGTGGATATTTCATATGATATATTCAACGACATTCACAGTGGTGTACCTTCTTATTGTTGGAAGTTTCCATCTGGTTGTGCAATTCAAGATATGGGCAATGGCCAAAGTAAA GTTACTTGGGTGGAACATGTTCAAGTATATGAAAAATATCAGGTTAATCATATCTTTAGAGATTTGTTGTGTGATCGTGAATCATACGGAGCTAAAAGATGGATTGTTACACTTCAAAGGATGTGTGAGAGATTTAATTTTCATATGGGTTCAACATACCCTAAAAGGCATGATTCAAAAGGAG tGTTTCATTACCCAGAAGGGCAAAAAAATACTATACAAGTATCTCAAAGGATGGTTAAGAgtttttttgaaattctaaGCATGACAGACAACCATGGAGATTTTTCGATCTCACCACAGTTAAACCGTGGAGATAGGATTTCAgtaagaaaaaatgaagaaacaatCCAACCAAAAGGCTTTATTGCCATTGCAACTACTTCTCTATGGCTTCCTCTTTCATTCCAAGATGTCTTCAGTTTCTTTAATGATGCCAAGACAAGAAATCAG tgGGATATTTTGACCGGTGGAAATAATGTGATTGAGTTAGATCGAGTACCAACAGGAACTTTTCCGGGAAACAACATTACGATTATTCAG CCTTATAATATGCATAAGGAAATGTTATTGCTTGAAGAGACGAGTATTGATGAAATGGGAGCATTTTTAGTCTATGCACCCATAGATTTACGAGCAATCAATTCAATTGTCAATGGAGGTGATGCAACGAAAGTTCCCATTTTGCCCTCTGGTATCATCATAAGTCCCGATGGTCGTCTCTCCTCGAATAGGGACAACACTGCAAATGCACAAAATGGTTCAATTTTGACAGTGACATTTCAAATAATGATTTGTGGTAATAATAATCCAACCTCCAGGCAGCAAAAAATGGAGGTAGTGGGTTCTGTTCATGGTGTTTTGAGCGCCACAATTTTAAGAATCAAAGAAGCATTGGGTTGCTCTGATTTGTGA